A single Anatilimnocola floriformis DNA region contains:
- a CDS encoding DUF1592 domain-containing protein — protein sequence MLVLIACASLLRGQDLTPAQLRESFPAKIRPIVMRYCQECHSAKRMEAELDLTTFATLADLQKHPQTWQRVGEMLDSLQMPPPDATQPTEADRRVLQQWVRSFLTTEAAARAGDPGKVVLRRLSNAEYTYTLRDLLGVNDLSPAKEFPVDGAAGEGFTNTGNALVMSPALVTKYLDAAKEMAAHAVLQPEGIRFSRYTTRSDWTNETLADIRNFYSQFTDPTGGEQVNLQGVVFNTNGGGRLPVEKYLAATIVEREAIRSGKKTIAAVAAERSLNAKYLGLLWQQLTDEKPSLLFSGLRQRWAAATKAEDSAALTAEIAAWQRGLWRFGSVGHIGKVGGPKRWLEPLSPLTSKQDLKFKLPPPSAGEDIVLSLVTSDLGDGNENDFVVWQQPRLVAPGRPDLLLKDVRAVTQQLAERRARVLSSTTKYLAACAEAQAAQGTFDAAALAKKHEVDQQPLEAWLNYLGLGSGATTKIEGHFTTKLDEAGAYKFVQGWGSNQTPLLLANSSDQHVRIPGNMRAHGVVVHPSPTLRVAVGWQSPVTGKLSMSGTVTHAHTECGNGVTWSLELRRGATRRQFAAGIAQGAKEVKFGPFEDVAVQTGDVIALSIGARDNNHSCDLTNIDWQLSSPGEKERVWNLAKDISSNVLTGNPHDDSFGNKNVWHFFTEADKPQPTTPAIPAGSVLAKWQTASNADEKVKLAGAVQTLLLSAGSEGSDAALHQQLTSLSGPLLGSVLSDVRPAPPVPGSESVKNEYGLDPSLFGKHPNGTAIDGNSLCVRAPSVLEIRLPAALVAGCELITATLLEPTTGKEGSAQNEIVVGKRTLGAALQPAEAKTVMGGGAWTGDNRQTSVSAPILVNDGSAAKTRIETDLNAFRDLFPAALCYTKIVPVDEVVTLMLFYREDDHLVRLMLDDAQRKKLDDLWAELHFVSQDSLTLVDALEQLIQYATQDANPKVFEPLREPFAKRAADYRQSLIDAESAHLSKLQAFAAKAYRRPLVPAEQQELRQLYGKLRSQEIPHEEAVRLTLARVLVSPSFLYKIEKPVPGNKQGPITDLELASRLSYFLWSSQPDEELLAVASAGKLRDPQQLIAQSQRMLKSDKTRRLATEFACQWLHIYDFDQHDEKSERHFPQFAALKDDMYEESIRYFTDLFQNNGSVLDIISSDHTFVNADLAKLYGIPNVVGPNWQRIAEAKKYDRGGILAQAATLSKQSGASRTSPILRGNWISEVLLGERLPRPPKDVPQLPDELPSAELTVRQLVEKHTTDAKCSVCHKRIDPLGFSLEGFDAIGARSAKPGDTSVQTIDGVKFNGLAGLQDYIANTRREAFVRQFCRKLLGYALGRSVQLSDEPLLAEMQTKLKTNNYQMQLALETIILSRQFREIRGQDQVVEE from the coding sequence TTGCTCGTCTTGATAGCCTGCGCGAGTTTGCTGCGCGGGCAAGATCTCACGCCGGCCCAATTGCGCGAATCCTTTCCCGCAAAAATTCGCCCGATCGTGATGCGTTACTGTCAGGAATGCCATTCCGCCAAACGAATGGAAGCCGAACTCGATCTGACGACGTTCGCCACGCTCGCCGATCTGCAAAAGCACCCGCAGACCTGGCAGCGCGTCGGCGAAATGCTCGATAGCCTGCAAATGCCGCCGCCGGACGCAACGCAGCCAACCGAAGCTGATCGCCGCGTGTTGCAGCAGTGGGTTCGGAGTTTTCTCACCACCGAAGCAGCCGCCCGCGCCGGCGATCCCGGCAAAGTGGTGCTTCGCCGCTTGAGCAATGCCGAATACACCTACACGCTCCGCGATTTGCTCGGCGTGAACGATCTGTCGCCGGCCAAGGAATTTCCCGTCGATGGCGCTGCCGGCGAAGGCTTTACGAACACCGGCAACGCGCTCGTCATGTCTCCGGCGCTCGTAACAAAGTATCTCGACGCTGCCAAGGAAATGGCAGCGCATGCGGTGCTGCAGCCCGAGGGCATTCGCTTTTCGCGTTACACGACTCGCAGTGATTGGACCAACGAAACGCTGGCCGATATTCGCAACTTCTACAGCCAATTCACCGATCCCACCGGCGGCGAGCAAGTGAACCTGCAGGGCGTCGTCTTCAATACCAACGGCGGCGGCCGATTGCCGGTCGAAAAGTACCTCGCTGCGACCATTGTCGAGCGCGAAGCGATTCGCAGCGGCAAAAAAACGATCGCTGCGGTTGCTGCGGAACGTTCACTCAATGCGAAATATCTCGGCCTGCTGTGGCAACAGCTGACAGATGAAAAGCCGTCGTTGCTCTTCAGTGGTTTGCGTCAGCGCTGGGCCGCGGCGACCAAAGCCGAAGATTCTGCCGCACTCACGGCCGAGATCGCCGCCTGGCAGCGTGGGCTGTGGCGGTTCGGCTCCGTCGGCCACATCGGCAAAGTGGGCGGGCCGAAGCGCTGGCTGGAACCTCTCAGCCCACTGACGAGCAAACAAGATCTGAAATTCAAGCTGCCGCCGCCATCGGCCGGGGAAGACATTGTCCTCTCGCTCGTCACCAGCGATCTTGGCGACGGCAATGAAAATGATTTCGTCGTCTGGCAGCAGCCTCGGCTCGTTGCTCCCGGCCGGCCCGATTTGCTGCTGAAAGATGTCCGCGCCGTAACTCAGCAGTTGGCCGAACGGCGGGCTCGCGTCTTGTCGTCGACAACAAAGTATCTCGCGGCCTGCGCCGAAGCGCAGGCTGCGCAGGGAACTTTCGATGCCGCCGCGCTCGCCAAGAAACACGAAGTCGATCAGCAACCGCTCGAAGCCTGGCTGAACTACCTGGGCCTCGGCAGCGGCGCTACTACGAAAATCGAGGGCCACTTCACTACCAAGCTCGACGAAGCCGGTGCGTATAAATTCGTACAAGGCTGGGGGAGTAATCAAACTCCTCTGCTTCTTGCCAATTCATCCGACCAGCACGTTCGCATTCCTGGCAACATGCGGGCGCACGGCGTCGTTGTTCATCCCTCGCCGACGCTTCGCGTCGCCGTCGGCTGGCAGAGCCCGGTCACCGGCAAACTATCGATGAGCGGAACGGTGACACACGCTCACACCGAGTGTGGCAACGGCGTAACCTGGTCGCTCGAACTTCGCCGCGGCGCGACCCGCCGGCAATTCGCCGCTGGCATTGCTCAAGGCGCCAAGGAAGTGAAGTTCGGGCCATTCGAAGACGTCGCCGTGCAAACCGGGGATGTGATCGCGCTGTCGATCGGCGCTCGAGACAACAATCATTCCTGCGATCTGACCAACATCGATTGGCAGTTGTCTTCGCCAGGCGAAAAGGAACGCGTTTGGAATCTCGCTAAAGACATTTCCAGCAACGTCCTCACCGGCAATCCGCACGACGACAGTTTCGGTAACAAGAACGTTTGGCACTTCTTCACCGAAGCCGACAAGCCGCAACCGACGACCCCAGCGATTCCCGCCGGTTCAGTCCTCGCAAAATGGCAAACGGCCAGCAACGCAGATGAAAAGGTGAAACTCGCCGGCGCGGTGCAGACGTTGTTGTTGAGCGCCGGTTCGGAAGGAAGCGACGCCGCCCTTCATCAACAGCTGACCTCCCTCAGCGGCCCACTTCTCGGCAGCGTGCTCAGCGATGTTCGCCCCGCGCCGCCAGTTCCCGGCAGTGAATCCGTCAAAAACGAATACGGTCTCGATCCGTCCCTCTTCGGCAAACACCCGAACGGCACAGCCATCGATGGAAACTCTCTTTGCGTTCGCGCGCCGTCGGTTCTCGAGATTCGTCTCCCTGCCGCGCTCGTCGCCGGTTGCGAACTGATCACGGCCACATTGCTCGAACCTACCACCGGCAAAGAAGGCAGCGCGCAAAACGAGATCGTCGTCGGCAAACGAACGCTCGGCGCAGCTCTGCAACCCGCCGAAGCTAAAACCGTGATGGGCGGCGGCGCGTGGACAGGCGACAACCGCCAGACTTCCGTCAGCGCACCGATCCTGGTCAACGACGGCTCGGCAGCGAAGACTCGCATCGAAACCGATCTGAATGCCTTTCGCGATCTGTTCCCAGCCGCTCTCTGCTACACGAAGATCGTGCCCGTAGACGAAGTCGTCACGCTCATGCTTTTCTACCGCGAAGACGATCATCTCGTTCGCCTGATGCTCGACGATGCCCAGCGGAAAAAGCTCGATGACCTGTGGGCCGAGTTGCACTTCGTCAGCCAGGATTCGTTGACGCTGGTCGATGCGCTCGAACAACTCATTCAATACGCAACGCAGGATGCCAATCCGAAAGTCTTCGAACCGCTCCGCGAGCCATTTGCCAAGCGCGCCGCCGATTATCGACAGTCGCTCATCGACGCCGAATCAGCGCACTTATCCAAGCTGCAGGCGTTTGCCGCGAAGGCTTATCGCCGCCCGCTGGTGCCCGCCGAACAGCAAGAGCTGCGACAACTCTACGGTAAACTTCGCTCACAAGAGATTCCGCACGAAGAAGCAGTTCGTTTGACGCTGGCCCGCGTGCTGGTTTCTCCTTCGTTCCTCTACAAAATCGAAAAGCCCGTCCCTGGTAACAAGCAAGGGCCGATCACTGATCTCGAACTGGCCAGTCGCCTCAGCTATTTCCTGTGGTCGTCGCAGCCCGATGAAGAATTACTCGCCGTTGCTTCTGCGGGGAAACTCCGTGATCCACAGCAGTTGATTGCCCAATCACAGCGCATGCTGAAGAGCGACAAAACGCGTCGCCTCGCCACAGAGTTTGCCTGCCAATGGCTGCACATTTACGACTTCGATCAGCACGACGAAAAGAGCGAACGCCACTTCCCGCAGTTCGCCGCGCTGAAAGACGACATGTATGAAGAATCGATCCGCTACTTCACCGACCTGTTTCAAAACAACGGTAGTGTGCTGGATATCATCAGTTCCGATCACACGTTCGTGAACGCCGACCTGGCGAAGCTCTACGGCATTCCGAATGTCGTTGGGCCGAACTGGCAGCGAATTGCCGAAGCGAAAAAGTACGACCGCGGCGGCATTCTGGCGCAGGCCGCAACCTTGTCCAAGCAGTCGGGCGCGTCGCGCACGAGTCCGATTCTGCGCGGCAACTGGATTAGCGAAGTCCTGCTCGGCGAACGCTTGCCTCGACCACCGAAAGACGTGCCGCAGTTGCCCGACGAACTGCCGTCCGCCGAACTCACCGTTCGGCAACTTGTCGAGAAGCACACCACCGACGCGAAGTGCTCGGTCTGCCACAAACGGATCGATCCGCTCGGCTTTTCGCTCGAAGGCTTCGATGCCATCGGCGCGCGATCAGCCAAGCCCGGCGATACCTCGGTGCAAACGATCGACGGCGTGAAGTTCAACGGCCTGGCCGGTCTGCAGGACTACATCGCCAACACCCGCCGCGAGGCCTTCGTCCGCCAGTTCTGTCGCAAGTTGCTGGGCTACGCCCTGGGCCGCAGCGTGCAGCTTTCGGACGAGCCGCTCCTCGCCGAAATGCAAACCAAACTGAAGACCAACAACTATCAAATGCAGCTCGCCCTTGAGACAATTATTCTGAGTCGCCAGTTCCGAGAAATCCGCGGCCAGGATCAGGTCGTTGAAGAATAA